One stretch of Roseimicrobium sp. ORNL1 DNA includes these proteins:
- the rpmE gene encoding 50S ribosomal protein L31 codes for MKKEAHPTTFETTITCTCGKVYNTISTVKNLKIGICAACHPYFTGEQRFIDTAGRVDKFAQRYGSTSATRRTKPKVTAAAPAAAEVSA; via the coding sequence ATGAAGAAGGAAGCTCATCCCACTACTTTCGAAACGACCATTACCTGCACCTGCGGTAAGGTCTACAACACCATTTCCACGGTCAAGAACCTGAAGATTGGTATCTGCGCCGCCTGCCACCCCTACTTTACTGGTGAGCAGCGCTTCATCGACACCGCCGGCCGCGTGGACAAGTTCGCGCAGCGTTACGGTTCCACCAGCGCGACCCGCCGCACCAAGCCCAAGGTCACGGCTGCTGCTCCCGCCGCCGCCGAAGTCTCGGCCTAG
- a CDS encoding class I SAM-dependent methyltransferase, translating to MQDDLQRGYYLRFSAIEAYRRKVWTILTRDFFSRWIPASSTVLDLGCGWGEFINQIAAATKHGMDLNPQSREKLSKDVQFHEHDCSTRWPIADGSLDVVFTSNFFEHLFTKDALRSTLTHAWNALKPGGRIICLGPNIRHLGGHYWDFWDHHLALTEESLAEGLELTGFEIKKKIGRFLPYTMSQGSNPPLWMVSLYLKLPLAWRFKGKQFLVIAERTRQGSRDAGAPAH from the coding sequence ATGCAAGACGATCTTCAACGGGGATACTACCTTCGATTCAGCGCCATCGAAGCCTACCGTCGGAAGGTTTGGACCATTCTCACACGGGATTTTTTCTCCCGGTGGATACCTGCATCTTCTACCGTTCTAGATCTGGGTTGTGGCTGGGGGGAATTCATCAACCAGATTGCGGCTGCCACCAAGCATGGCATGGACCTCAATCCCCAGTCCCGGGAGAAACTCTCCAAAGACGTGCAATTCCATGAGCACGATTGCTCGACCCGGTGGCCGATTGCGGATGGCTCACTCGACGTGGTCTTCACCAGCAACTTCTTTGAGCATCTCTTCACCAAAGACGCGCTCCGCAGCACGCTCACCCATGCATGGAATGCCCTCAAACCGGGCGGCCGCATCATCTGTCTGGGGCCGAACATCCGCCACTTGGGAGGACACTACTGGGACTTTTGGGATCATCATCTCGCACTCACGGAAGAGTCCCTTGCCGAAGGACTCGAACTCACGGGATTTGAAATCAAGAAGAAGATAGGCCGCTTCCTGCCCTACACCATGTCCCAAGGTTCCAATCCCCCACTCTGGATGGTATCACTCTATCTCAAGCTCCCTCTTGCCTGGCGTTTCAAGGGCAAGCAGTTCCTGGTGATCGCGGAACGGACTCGCCAGGGCAGCCGGGATGCCGGCGCTCCAGCACACTGA
- the prfA gene encoding peptide chain release factor 1, giving the protein MDYSSIIDKKKARLAEIEVLMGQPDFYDDNRKAGEFLREHRGLETLIKSWDEYQRVTQQIADNTDLIKSGDVELAAMAEEEMPALQNRLKELEAAVQRFILPPDPLEGRDVIMEIRAGTGGDEAAIFAGDLFRMYSRYAEERGWKTEPLEANPSGIGGYKEVVFKVSGDDVFSSLKYESGVHRVQRVPATEAQGRIHTSAATVAVLPEAEEVDVQLKPDEVRIEVCRASGNGGQGVNTTDSAVQVLHIPTGVIVRCQDGRSQLKNKEKALTILRSRLLEKKQQEEAAKYSAHRRALIGSGGREEKIRTYNYPQNRITDHRIEFTLYNLDQFVEGRLDEMVGKLQTAEVNDRLAEAGLE; this is encoded by the coding sequence ATGGACTACTCCTCCATCATCGATAAGAAGAAAGCGCGACTCGCTGAGATTGAGGTCCTCATGGGCCAGCCCGACTTTTACGATGACAATCGGAAGGCCGGCGAATTCCTCCGCGAGCACCGGGGCTTGGAGACCCTCATCAAGTCCTGGGACGAGTATCAGCGCGTGACGCAGCAGATCGCGGACAACACGGATCTCATCAAGTCCGGCGACGTTGAACTGGCTGCCATGGCAGAGGAGGAAATGCCCGCCCTGCAGAATCGACTGAAGGAGCTGGAGGCCGCCGTGCAGCGCTTCATTCTGCCCCCAGACCCGCTGGAGGGCCGCGACGTCATCATGGAAATCCGCGCTGGTACCGGTGGGGATGAAGCCGCGATTTTCGCGGGCGACCTCTTCCGCATGTACTCCCGCTACGCGGAAGAACGCGGATGGAAGACCGAGCCGCTGGAAGCCAACCCGTCCGGCATTGGCGGGTACAAGGAAGTCGTGTTCAAGGTCAGCGGGGACGATGTCTTCAGTTCGCTGAAATATGAAAGCGGCGTGCACCGCGTGCAGCGTGTGCCCGCCACAGAGGCGCAGGGACGCATCCACACCTCCGCCGCGACGGTGGCGGTACTGCCTGAGGCTGAGGAAGTTGATGTGCAGCTCAAGCCGGACGAGGTCCGCATTGAAGTCTGCCGCGCCAGCGGTAACGGCGGTCAGGGCGTGAATACGACCGACTCCGCCGTGCAGGTCCTGCACATCCCCACGGGGGTGATCGTGCGCTGCCAGGACGGCCGCAGCCAGCTCAAGAACAAGGAAAAGGCCCTCACCATCCTGCGCTCCCGCCTTCTGGAGAAGAAGCAGCAGGAGGAAGCCGCGAAATACTCCGCCCACCGGCGAGCCCTCATCGGCAGCGGCGGTCGCGAGGAGAAGATTCGCACCTACAACTACCCGCAGAACCGCATCACGGACCACCGGATTGAGTTCACCCTCTACAACCTTGACCAGTTCGTGGAAGGCCGTCTCGATGAAATGGTGGGCAAGTTGCAGACCGCCGAGGTGAATGACCGTCTGGCGGAGGCGGGCTTGGAGTAA
- a CDS encoding PVC-type heme-binding CxxCH protein — MRPAHSLTTLSAALTLLAGSLTSAHASQPKGLADLPDPSVEAEQKAFVVPEGFEINLWAAEPLLRKPVQMNWDAKGRLWVVCSTTYPQIKPGEDAIDQVVVLEDTDNDGKADKSTLFADNLHIPTAVLPADGGCYVANSTEILFLKDTDGDGKADQRRVVLSGFGTEDTHHLVHTLRHGPDGQIHFNQSIYIHSHIETPYGVRRLMGGGIWEYRPETQRLEIIAKGLINPWGHEFDRWGQSFATDGAGSKGINFIFPGAVFETSPGAKRVLEGMNPGQPKQSGLEIVEDPHFPDDWQDTLITCDFRGNRINRFKLSESGSSYVSKQMPDVLASTHRGFRPIDARTGPDGALYIADWFNPIIQHGEVDFRDPRRDRVHGRIWRLTAKGRPLTEKVDFAKMSIEELMKQLASPRRWNRQFATLEMRERLPEESVAVLNKIKEEALPADLSTVPPQQGELLLRMAWAREALNVHSAKWTRLLLTSPDPRIRAAGLRILSHHLDKVPDALKLLEKAVADEHAQVRLWAVACLRLMSKPEAFAVALRALDKQTPVDNNIDFLLELTAREQADIWLPVFLAGKLKLDENPKHLVYALKSTGKPEALEPLLTAYLANKLAPEDAETVLTMVGDFGSPKQLAAIFKVALERLDQGTPVSPLLASLQRAALRGGVPEGASFEQTKKLLDSANPGFRAQGAQLAGLWKQEQARELLTKWAEGADADMGVRVSSVRGLVSLGGEPSRNLLDKLSQDSSAEVRTQLGIIPLSDLAPSLAAKRAVEFLGTVKSPEEAKPVLEAFLRNKKLPAVLAKELEGKTIPEAAAIEGIRLASTKGLASLIEDALRKSGQIKQMDKPLTPEEMTAMVAKVKELGDPARGEKVYRRQQLLCITCHSIGGTGGVIGPDMVSIGASAQVDYLIESILNPTAKIKEGYHMTMVTTKDGGVFAGGVAQDSSDELVIRDAANQMHKIAKANIAQKTISPVSMMPPGLTASLREDEFLDLVRFLSELGREGAYKTAANNYIRKWRTMGVMEQPDVDHVRHVGLFALNDREYKYPWEFKTSLVSGDLPLAEMPVPVKMYPWFPRIAQCDLEMPAAGQVKLKLSATNGIVVTVGEKVIQEVTEELPLDLPAGKSTVTFILTRAAGELPGFKVEIVDGPAKVVTTP; from the coding sequence ATGCGACCTGCTCATTCCCTCACAACCCTGTCCGCGGCCCTCACGCTCCTGGCGGGTTCGCTGACATCCGCCCACGCCTCCCAGCCCAAGGGCCTGGCAGACCTGCCGGACCCCTCGGTGGAAGCCGAACAAAAGGCCTTCGTGGTGCCGGAAGGTTTTGAGATCAATCTCTGGGCCGCAGAGCCCCTGCTGCGCAAGCCGGTGCAGATGAACTGGGACGCCAAGGGCCGCCTCTGGGTGGTATGCAGCACCACGTATCCGCAGATCAAACCGGGTGAAGACGCCATCGACCAGGTGGTCGTTCTCGAAGACACGGACAACGACGGCAAGGCGGACAAGAGCACGCTCTTCGCCGACAACCTCCACATCCCCACCGCGGTGCTTCCGGCAGATGGCGGCTGCTACGTGGCGAACTCCACGGAGATTCTCTTCCTCAAGGACACGGATGGCGACGGCAAGGCAGACCAGCGCCGCGTGGTGCTGAGCGGCTTCGGTACGGAGGATACCCACCACCTCGTGCACACCCTGCGCCACGGTCCTGACGGGCAGATTCATTTCAACCAGAGCATCTACATCCACAGCCATATTGAGACGCCGTATGGCGTACGCCGCTTGATGGGTGGCGGCATCTGGGAATACCGGCCGGAGACGCAGCGCCTGGAAATCATCGCCAAAGGTCTCATCAATCCCTGGGGTCATGAGTTCGACCGCTGGGGCCAGAGCTTCGCCACAGACGGCGCCGGCAGCAAGGGCATCAACTTCATCTTCCCCGGCGCGGTGTTTGAAACGTCTCCAGGAGCCAAGCGCGTGCTGGAAGGCATGAACCCCGGCCAGCCCAAGCAGAGCGGCCTGGAAATCGTGGAGGACCCGCACTTCCCGGATGACTGGCAGGACACGCTCATCACTTGTGACTTCCGTGGCAACCGCATCAACCGCTTCAAGCTTTCTGAAAGCGGCAGCAGCTATGTGAGCAAGCAAATGCCCGACGTGCTGGCGAGCACGCATCGCGGTTTCCGTCCCATCGACGCACGCACCGGTCCGGATGGCGCGCTGTACATCGCGGACTGGTTCAACCCCATCATCCAGCACGGCGAAGTGGACTTCCGCGACCCGCGCCGCGACCGCGTGCATGGCCGCATCTGGCGCCTCACCGCCAAGGGCCGTCCGCTGACTGAGAAGGTCGATTTCGCCAAGATGTCGATCGAGGAGCTGATGAAGCAACTCGCAAGCCCGCGCCGCTGGAACCGCCAGTTCGCCACGCTGGAAATGCGTGAGCGCCTGCCGGAGGAATCCGTGGCCGTGCTGAACAAGATCAAGGAAGAAGCCCTGCCCGCCGACCTTTCGACCGTGCCCCCGCAGCAAGGCGAGCTGCTCCTCCGCATGGCCTGGGCCCGCGAAGCGCTCAATGTACACTCAGCGAAGTGGACGCGCCTCCTGCTCACCTCTCCCGACCCCCGCATCCGCGCCGCCGGTCTGCGCATCCTCTCGCATCACCTCGACAAGGTGCCGGACGCTCTGAAGCTGCTGGAAAAGGCCGTGGCAGATGAGCACGCTCAAGTACGCCTGTGGGCCGTGGCCTGCCTGCGCCTCATGTCCAAGCCCGAGGCCTTCGCCGTGGCCCTCCGCGCGCTCGACAAGCAGACTCCGGTGGACAACAACATCGACTTCCTCCTGGAACTCACCGCGCGTGAGCAGGCGGACATCTGGCTGCCTGTGTTCCTCGCCGGCAAGCTGAAGCTCGATGAGAATCCCAAGCACCTGGTCTACGCGCTGAAGTCCACCGGCAAACCGGAAGCGCTGGAGCCTCTGCTCACCGCCTACCTGGCGAACAAGCTCGCTCCGGAAGATGCGGAAACCGTGCTCACCATGGTGGGTGACTTCGGCTCACCCAAGCAGCTCGCGGCCATCTTCAAGGTGGCGCTGGAACGCCTGGATCAGGGCACTCCCGTGTCACCTCTCCTCGCCTCCCTGCAGCGCGCCGCCTTGCGTGGAGGTGTGCCCGAAGGTGCCTCCTTTGAGCAGACGAAGAAGCTCCTCGACTCCGCGAATCCCGGCTTCCGTGCCCAGGGCGCGCAGCTCGCGGGCCTGTGGAAACAGGAGCAGGCACGTGAACTCCTCACCAAATGGGCAGAAGGCGCTGATGCCGACATGGGCGTGCGTGTGTCCTCTGTGCGTGGCCTCGTATCGCTGGGCGGTGAACCTTCCCGCAACCTGCTCGACAAGCTCTCCCAGGATTCGTCCGCGGAGGTGCGTACGCAGCTCGGCATCATCCCGCTTTCAGACCTCGCGCCCTCACTCGCTGCGAAGCGCGCCGTGGAATTCCTCGGCACGGTGAAGTCTCCTGAAGAAGCGAAACCGGTGTTGGAAGCCTTCCTCCGCAACAAGAAGCTTCCCGCCGTGCTGGCCAAGGAACTCGAAGGCAAGACCATTCCCGAAGCCGCCGCCATCGAAGGCATCCGTCTCGCCAGCACCAAGGGCCTCGCCTCACTCATCGAAGACGCCCTGCGCAAGTCCGGCCAGATCAAGCAGATGGACAAGCCCCTCACACCCGAGGAGATGACCGCCATGGTGGCCAAGGTGAAGGAACTCGGTGACCCCGCACGCGGTGAGAAAGTCTACCGCCGCCAGCAGCTCCTGTGCATCACCTGCCACTCGATTGGTGGCACCGGTGGTGTGATTGGACCTGATATGGTGAGCATCGGCGCCAGCGCGCAGGTGGACTACCTCATCGAGTCCATCCTCAATCCGACCGCGAAGATCAAGGAAGGCTACCACATGACCATGGTCACCACGAAGGATGGCGGTGTCTTTGCGGGAGGTGTGGCGCAGGACAGCAGCGACGAGCTGGTGATTCGCGATGCTGCCAACCAGATGCACAAGATTGCCAAGGCAAACATCGCGCAGAAGACCATCAGCCCGGTGTCCATGATGCCGCCCGGTCTCACCGCGAGCCTGCGTGAAGATGAGTTCCTCGATCTCGTGCGCTTCCTCAGCGAGCTGGGTCGCGAAGGCGCCTACAAGACCGCGGCCAATAACTACATCCGCAAGTGGCGCACCATGGGCGTGATGGAGCAGCCGGACGTGGACCACGTGCGCCACGTGGGCCTCTTCGCCCTGAACGACCGCGAGTACAAGTACCCGTGGGAATTCAAGACCAGCCTCGTGAGCGGTGACCTGCCCCTCGCCGAGATGCCCGTGCCCGTGAAGATGTATCCGTGGTTCCCCCGCATCGCCCAGTGCGATCTGGAGATGCCCGCCGCCGGTCAGGTGAAGCTGAAGCTCAGCGCCACCAACGGCATCGTCGTCACCGTGGGTGAAAAGGTGATCCAGGAAGTGACCGAAGAACTGCCCCTCGACCTTCCCGCCGGCAAGAGCACCGTCACCTTCATCCTCACCCGCGCCGCTGGCGAGCTACCGGGGTTCAAGGTGGAGATTGTGGACGGTCCCGCGAAGGTGGTGACGACTCCCTGA
- a CDS encoding GNAT family N-acetyltransferase: MEIRHYHQGDHTAIAEIFTSAIHEIASKDYTEEQCLAWSDREPNHEHWGKRCELKRPFVAVVDSEIAGFLELDPDGHIDCAYIHPKYQRRGIMTRLVQHAIETSFAMNILRVYVEASISARPLFEKLGFRVIRQNIVAIKGVELINYSMELLRET, from the coding sequence ATGGAAATCCGTCACTACCATCAAGGCGATCACACAGCCATCGCGGAAATCTTCACATCAGCCATCCACGAAATCGCCTCGAAGGACTACACCGAGGAGCAATGCCTCGCTTGGTCGGATCGCGAGCCCAATCACGAACACTGGGGCAAGCGGTGCGAGTTGAAGCGCCCGTTTGTCGCGGTGGTCGATTCCGAAATCGCGGGATTCCTTGAGTTGGATCCGGATGGCCACATCGACTGTGCTTACATCCATCCCAAATATCAGCGGCGCGGCATCATGACCCGATTGGTACAGCATGCGATCGAGACCAGCTTCGCCATGAATATACTTCGTGTGTACGTGGAGGCTTCGATCTCCGCGAGGCCACTGTTCGAGAAGCTGGGATTTCGTGTGATTCGTCAGAACATTGTGGCCATCAAGGGTGTCGAACTCATCAACTACAGCATGGAACTGCTGCGGGAAACTTGA
- a CDS encoding PSD1 and planctomycete cytochrome C domain-containing protein, with protein sequence MSRLHPLRLASLSSGMTWVAAAVIAPITHAAAPVPDFDKDVRPIFAESCLECHSLDKAKGGLSLVSLQDALKVLKSGVPALIPGKPEESELIKRVVSTHEDEIMPPKEKKHLTAKQIETLKQWIASGAEWPAHWAYRPVGGSEKSKVKSQQGGESPIDDFVREKLAAAKIAPSPEADKTTLIRRVSYDLLGLPPTPEEVDAFVKDTAPNAYEKMVDAALASQHFGERWGRHWLDMARYADSDGYEKDRPRPDAWRYRDWVIRAVNEDMPFDEFTIEQLAGDLLPEATQEQMVATAFHRQTLTNTEGGTDQEQFRVEATFDRTETTGTVWMGLSVGCARCHTHKYDQITQKEYFQIYAFYNNGDEVSRQVPTSPTEWAAYVQKNGGEVKKLVPLQKELDEATAALPVKLPEWEKEVQARLTKAREAKLTQNFAPLEIASISSKSGSTFKTLPDGSQLASGKQSKVDAYTIELAPSAKSITALQIEVLPDESLPKSGPGRATGGNFVLSEVKATTGQLPVLLHSAKADVEQKGFKAVDAIDGKPDTGWAISGFVGKRHVLTLQLATPLAAGSALRLQFDQNYAKSEHNLGRFRVLAAAEETEASIAPADVVKILNEEPKRRNPVVIKALYEWMAKLDVDVMMATTALDTAQAKLPKAPLMDVRVIAQRNRDVRTTKVLHRGDFLSPAEEVKPAALAVLPPIKTRGAEADRLDFARWLVSRENPLTARVTVNHIWARLFGEGIVRTVNDFGVRGDQPSHPALLDWLAATFMDEDGWSRKKLIKRIMMSATYRQSSAHRADLVEVDPQNKLLARQNRMRVEGEVVRDLYLTSSGLLSRKIGGPSVYPPMPPDIAALSYANNFKWATSTGEDRNRRGMYTFFKRTAPHPDLMTFDCPDANTTNVKRTVSNTPLQALTTLNAESYAEAAKALAKRVLEDKALANDDERLIRSFRLCVSRVPTEKEIKSLRALLYDSRTWYTSHADEAKALTKGYESTDISTDELAAWTATARIVLNLDEFVTRE encoded by the coding sequence ATGTCCCGTCTCCATCCCCTCCGCTTGGCCTCCCTGTCCTCTGGGATGACTTGGGTCGCTGCCGCTGTTATTGCGCCGATTACCCATGCTGCGGCCCCAGTGCCGGACTTCGACAAGGATGTGCGCCCCATCTTCGCGGAGAGCTGCCTGGAGTGCCACAGCCTCGACAAGGCGAAAGGTGGGCTTTCCCTGGTATCGCTGCAGGATGCGTTGAAGGTTTTGAAAAGCGGCGTGCCCGCCCTCATCCCCGGGAAACCGGAGGAAAGTGAACTCATCAAGCGCGTGGTCTCCACCCATGAGGATGAGATCATGCCGCCCAAGGAAAAGAAGCACCTGACGGCAAAGCAGATTGAGACGCTCAAGCAGTGGATCGCGAGTGGCGCGGAGTGGCCCGCGCATTGGGCGTATCGGCCAGTGGGGGGAAGTGAAAAGTCAAAGGTGAAAAGTCAACAGGGTGGGGAGAGCCCGATTGATGACTTTGTGAGGGAGAAGCTGGCGGCGGCGAAGATTGCGCCCTCGCCTGAGGCGGACAAGACCACGCTCATTCGCCGGGTATCTTATGACCTCCTGGGCCTGCCCCCCACGCCGGAGGAGGTGGATGCGTTTGTGAAGGACACGGCGCCGAATGCCTATGAGAAGATGGTTGATGCGGCACTGGCATCGCAGCATTTCGGCGAGCGCTGGGGACGCCACTGGCTGGACATGGCGCGGTATGCTGACAGCGATGGCTATGAGAAAGACCGTCCGCGTCCGGATGCCTGGCGCTATCGCGATTGGGTGATTCGTGCGGTGAATGAGGACATGCCGTTTGATGAATTCACCATCGAGCAACTCGCTGGTGACCTGTTGCCGGAGGCGACACAGGAGCAGATGGTGGCCACGGCATTCCATCGCCAGACGCTGACGAATACCGAAGGCGGCACCGACCAGGAGCAGTTCCGGGTGGAAGCCACCTTCGACCGCACGGAGACCACCGGCACTGTGTGGATGGGCCTTTCCGTGGGCTGCGCGCGCTGCCACACGCACAAGTACGACCAAATCACGCAGAAGGAATACTTCCAGATCTACGCCTTCTACAACAACGGCGACGAAGTCAGCCGTCAGGTACCCACTTCCCCCACCGAGTGGGCTGCGTATGTGCAAAAGAACGGCGGCGAGGTGAAGAAGCTCGTGCCGCTGCAGAAGGAACTGGATGAAGCCACCGCCGCGCTGCCGGTGAAACTGCCTGAGTGGGAGAAGGAGGTGCAGGCACGCCTGACGAAAGCCCGTGAAGCAAAGCTCACACAAAACTTTGCGCCGCTCGAAATCGCGAGCATTTCCAGCAAGTCCGGCAGCACCTTCAAGACACTTCCGGATGGCTCACAACTCGCCAGCGGCAAGCAGTCGAAGGTGGATGCGTACACCATCGAGCTCGCGCCTTCCGCCAAGTCCATCACCGCGCTGCAGATTGAAGTGCTGCCAGATGAGTCACTGCCCAAGAGCGGTCCAGGACGCGCCACGGGGGGCAACTTCGTGCTCAGCGAAGTGAAGGCCACCACAGGACAGCTTCCCGTGCTGCTGCACTCCGCGAAGGCCGATGTGGAGCAGAAAGGTTTCAAGGCGGTGGACGCCATCGATGGCAAACCGGACACCGGCTGGGCCATTTCTGGATTCGTGGGCAAGCGCCATGTGCTCACGCTGCAACTCGCCACGCCACTCGCCGCCGGTAGCGCGCTTCGACTCCAGTTCGACCAGAACTACGCGAAGAGCGAGCACAACCTTGGTCGCTTCCGTGTGCTCGCCGCTGCAGAAGAGACGGAGGCATCCATCGCACCGGCTGACGTGGTGAAGATTCTCAACGAAGAACCCAAGCGCAGGAATCCCGTCGTCATCAAAGCGCTCTATGAATGGATGGCCAAGCTGGATGTGGATGTGATGATGGCCACCACCGCACTGGACACGGCGCAGGCGAAACTACCCAAGGCGCCGCTCATGGATGTGCGTGTGATCGCGCAACGCAATCGCGACGTACGCACCACGAAGGTGCTGCATCGTGGTGACTTCCTCAGCCCGGCGGAAGAAGTGAAGCCTGCCGCGCTCGCGGTGCTCCCGCCCATCAAGACCCGCGGCGCAGAAGCGGACCGCCTCGACTTTGCGCGCTGGCTGGTGAGCCGAGAGAACCCGCTCACCGCACGCGTGACGGTGAATCACATCTGGGCCCGTCTCTTTGGTGAGGGCATCGTGCGCACGGTGAATGACTTCGGCGTGCGTGGAGATCAGCCCTCCCATCCCGCGCTGCTCGACTGGCTGGCCGCCACCTTCATGGATGAAGATGGCTGGAGCCGGAAGAAGCTCATCAAGCGCATCATGATGTCTGCCACCTACCGTCAGAGCAGCGCACATCGCGCGGATCTCGTCGAGGTGGATCCGCAGAACAAACTGCTCGCGCGTCAGAACCGCATGCGTGTGGAAGGTGAAGTGGTGCGCGATCTGTATCTCACCTCGTCTGGTTTGCTAAGCCGGAAGATTGGCGGACCCAGCGTGTATCCGCCCATGCCGCCAGACATCGCGGCGCTGAGTTATGCGAACAACTTCAAGTGGGCCACCAGCACCGGTGAAGATCGCAACCGCCGCGGCATGTACACCTTCTTCAAGCGAACCGCGCCGCATCCGGACCTGATGACCTTCGACTGCCCAGATGCGAACACCACCAACGTGAAGCGCACCGTGAGCAACACGCCGCTGCAGGCCCTCACCACGCTCAATGCCGAGTCCTACGCCGAAGCCGCCAAGGCCCTCGCCAAACGCGTGCTGGAAGACAAGGCCCTCGCAAATGACGACGAACGTCTCATCCGCTCCTTCCGCCTCTGCGTCTCACGCGTCCCCACCGAAAAGGAAATCAAATCCCTGCGCGCGCTGCTCTATGATTCCCGCACCTGGTACACAAGCCATGCCGACGAAGCGAAGGCACTCACCAAAGGCTACGAGAGTACTGACATCTCCACCGACGAACTCGCCGCCTGGACCGCCACCGCGCGCATCGTGCTGAACCTGGATGAGTTTGTGACGAGGGAGTAG
- a CDS encoding SGNH/GDSL hydrolase family protein — MKSAILCLASAAALLVTAAAATAQTQTQTPTQITPPTRAFELKDGDRVVILGGTIVEREQRYGFLETALTLAVGKKQISVRNLGWSGDTVFGHARSYFGPPAEGLERLGKHLETLKPTVLIACYGADLPFEGLIKMPEFISGYRNLLELVRSKNPHVRVIVVSPPPLENLGAPLPDQTEANAKLEDVRNALKEFAGKQGAFFVDGFELMGGAHKERPANPITENGIHYAEAGYQQWAAKMLEGLGLPKQDPASPAAKPLRENVIKKDNLFFNRWRPANETYLYGFRKHEQGQNAAEVEQFDALVAAEDKKIQDLKLQILQTQPQLP; from the coding sequence ATGAAATCCGCCATCCTCTGCCTCGCCTCAGCCGCTGCCCTGCTCGTGACTGCAGCGGCGGCCACCGCGCAAACTCAAACTCAGACACCAACTCAAATCACCCCGCCCACACGCGCCTTTGAGCTCAAGGATGGCGACCGGGTCGTGATTCTGGGCGGCACCATCGTGGAGCGTGAGCAGCGCTACGGCTTCCTGGAAACGGCCCTGACGCTCGCCGTGGGGAAGAAACAAATCAGCGTGCGCAATCTCGGCTGGAGCGGGGACACCGTCTTCGGGCACGCACGCTCCTACTTCGGCCCTCCGGCAGAGGGTCTGGAGCGCCTGGGCAAGCATCTGGAAACACTGAAGCCCACCGTGCTCATCGCCTGCTACGGTGCGGACCTGCCTTTTGAGGGACTCATCAAGATGCCGGAATTCATCTCCGGCTACCGCAACCTGCTGGAACTCGTGCGCTCGAAGAACCCGCACGTGCGCGTCATCGTGGTCTCTCCGCCACCGCTGGAGAACCTGGGTGCTCCACTCCCGGACCAGACCGAAGCCAATGCCAAGCTAGAAGACGTGCGCAATGCGCTGAAGGAATTCGCCGGCAAGCAGGGCGCGTTCTTCGTGGATGGCTTCGAACTCATGGGTGGCGCGCACAAGGAGCGCCCTGCCAACCCCATCACGGAAAATGGCATCCACTACGCTGAGGCCGGCTACCAGCAGTGGGCCGCGAAGATGCTGGAAGGCCTGGGCCTGCCCAAGCAAGACCCGGCCAGCCCGGCTGCCAAGCCCCTGCGGGAAAACGTCATCAAGAAGGACAACCTCTTCTTCAACCGCTGGCGTCCCGCGAACGAGACCTACCTCTACGGCTTCCGCAAGCATGAGCAGGGTCAGAACGCCGCCGAGGTGGAGCAGTTCGACGCGCTCGTGGCCGCTGAGGACAAGAAGATTCAGGACCTGAAGCTCCAGATCCTGCAGACTCAGCCGCAGCTCCCCTAG